The region CGCCAGGCCGCTGGTATGGCCGCGGTAGCGGCCCGCGCGGATCAGCTGGCGCAATGCGGCGGGATCTTCGGGCAGGAGCGAGGCGGCGTGCTGGAGCGGCTGGTTCATGGTCGGCAGGCGGGCGCCGGGCGGCGCGCAAAGTCGGGTTGACCTGCCGATTCTGGGCGCCCGCCGGCGCCGGCGTCCAACAAATCTTTCGGATCGAGCGCGATAAAGGAATCCGATGACTACGAGCCCGCGTGGGGCGCCGCCGATGCCGCCGCGGGCGCCTGCGCCGGCACCGCCATGTCCTCGCCGGCCTCGGCGCAGAACTCCGCCACCACACTGGTGGCCAGCCCGACGATCGACTCGTTGACCTCCAGCCCCGCGCCGATGCGCCACGAGGCGACGATATCGAGCGCGGGCGGATGGTTCTCCACGTCGACCACCGACAGCGTGCCGTCGGCCAGCTCCTTGCGCACCAGCGCGGGCGGCACCGCGCCGATGCCGAAGCCGTCGCCGATCAGCCGTGTCATCGCCGCCACCGAGTTCACGCAGTTGATGCGCGGCGAGGCCACCCCGTTCAGGTGGAACAGGCTCAGGATGTCCTGGTGCGGGCGCGAGTTCTTGACGAAGGTGATGACGCGCTCGGCGGCCAGCTCTTCGAGCGAGGCATAGGGCCGGTCACAGGCTGAGCCGGTGGCGACGATCCAGCGGATCGGGTAGCGCGCCAGCTCGACATTGCGCACCGTTTCCAGCCGCAGCAGGTCGGTCTGGAAGATCACGTCGAGATAGCCCTTCTGCAGCTGGTCGCACAGGTTCAGCGCGGCATCGGCGGTCAGCTCGATCTCCAGCGCCGGATAGGCCTGCATCGCGCGCTTGACCACCGTCGACAGCCAGGTATGGATCACCGAGTCCATCGCGCCGATGCGCACGCGCCCCGCGATGGCGCGCGAACGGTCCAGCGACTGCCGCATATGGTGCATGGTGTTGACCATCTTCTCGGCATACTCCAGCACGCGCTGGCCCTCCGGCGTCAGCGTGACGCCGCGCGAATCGCGCAGGAACAGCTTGACCCCCAGGTCTTCCTCCAGCACCGCGATGCGGCTGGAGATCGAGGCCTGCGTGCTGAACAGCTTCTCCGCGGTCAGCCGGAAGCTGCGCAGGCGGGCCACCCAGACAAAGGTTTCGAGAAAGCGCAGGTTCATGGGCGATGGGAGGCGGGACGATCGCTGCGGCGGCGCATCAGGACAGAATCCAAGCCACAGAATCTACGCGATGGCACGGAGGCAAACAAGCGTTTGACACCGGCCCTCGGTATCGTGCCGCGCAGCATTGCCGGCGCACGGCGCGCGGCGCTCACGCGCCCAGCGGCGACGGCTGCGACGGCGTCGGTGCTTCGCGCGGCGGGATCAGCGCCGGGCCGCGCGCAGCCTCCTCTTCGGCCTCATGCTGCGCCGCTTCGGCCTGCGCCTTCAGGCGCTGCAGCGCGGCCAGCATGTCGTCGCCCAGCGCCGCCGGGTACTCGGCGCGCGCGCCGTCGGGTACGGCCGACGGGTCCAGCCACATCTGCCAGGTCACGTGCGTGGTGCCCACCTCCTGCCCCGGCGTGGCCTGAAGCCGCCCGCGCGTATGGCTGGAGAGCTTGCGGTAGCTGTAGGAGAATGGCCCCTTGTCGGTCAGCACGTCGACCGCCGGCAGCCCGCCGGCCTTGTGGGCCATGCGCCGTACCGTGCCCGGGCTGCCGCTGCCCAGCACCACGCGGCAGTCCTTGTAGACGGTGTCCCAGTCCGGCACCGCGCAGTAACCGCCGGCCAGGTCCCAGACCCGCGCCGGATCGGCCAGCACCTCGACCGAGCGCTCCACGGGGATCAGCTGCGCGTGCGCCGGCGCCTGCCACGCCAGCAGCAGCGCAGGCACGGCAAGCCGGAGCGTGGGCAGGGTCAGGCGGACAAGGCTAGGCATCGGCAAGGCGGCACGCGCACGGTGAGGGCAATGGGTGCAAGCCTAGCCGAGCGCGGCGGCGTGTGCCATTACCGAAGGCTCGTAGCGGCCGCCCCGCGCACCGCCCGGTCCTACGTGTTTCCGTAGGGCCGCGGCCAACCCGTGCGCGCTGGCGCGCCGTATGCTTATGCCCTCGCGGCTGCGCCCCGCGCACGCCGCCCCGGCATCGGGGAAAACCCGCGGGCCGTGGCGATGGCACCACGGGACGGAACGGCGCTAGCCGCGCGTTCACGGGCGTTCAGCACAGGAATCAATTTTTCTTATCGGCCGCCGCCCGAAAAACTAGTTGGACGCGGGGCGCCGTGCCTTTCAAGAATGCAGTCAGCGGGCGCACCGCAGGAGACGCTGCAACCGCGCACTGCCGCGCCATCGATGCGCGCCGGCGGCAAGCCGGCAGCGCACGCCGGGACATCAAGGCTGGCGCCGCGCCCAGCGCGCCCCGCCAGGGCCGAGCCAGACATACCACGAGAGGAATGCATGGAAACGCAGATCGGCAGTATCCAGAGCCCCCAGCCATCATCGCCCGCCAACGCCGAGACAGCACCGTCGCACGGCTTTTTCTCCTGGTATCGCGACATCACCGCCAATGAGCGCCGCACCTTCTGGAGCTGCAAGGTCGGCTACGCGCTCGACGCGATGGACACGCAGTTCCTGAGCTTCGTCATCCCCACGCTGATCGCCACCTGGGGCATCAGCCGCGCCGACGCGGGTTTTATCGGCACCGCCACGCTGCTGACTTCCGCCGCGGGCGGCTGGGTCGCCGGCATCCTGTCCGACCGCATCGGCCGGGTGCGCACGCTGCAGCTGACCATCCTGTGGTTTGCCTTCTTTACCTTCCTGTGCGGGCTGGCGCAGAACTATGAACAGCTGCTGGTGGCGCGCGCGCTGATGGGCTTCGGCTTCGGCGGCGAATGGACCGCCGGTGCGGTGCTGATCGGCGAAGCCATCCGCGCGCAGGACCGCGGCAAGGCGGTGGGCATGGTGCAGGCCGGCTGGGCCGTGGGCTGGGGCCTGGCGGCGCTGCTCTATGCGCTGGTGTTCTCGCTGCTGCCCGCCGAGACCGCGTGGCGCGTGCTGTTCCTGATCGGGCTGCTGCCGGCGGTGTTCGTGATCGTGCTGCGCCGCCTGGTCAAGGAGCCCGAGGTCTATACCGAGCACAAGGCACGCGAGGCGCAGGCCAGCGAAAAGACCTCGTTCGCCGCGATCTTCTCGCCGCGCCTGATCAGCACTACGCTGCGCGCGGCGCTGCTGACCACCGGCGCGCAGGGCGGCTACTACGCCATCACCACCTGGCTGCCGACCTTCCTCAAGACCGAGCGCGGCCTGACCGTGCTGGGCACCGGCGGCTACCTGGCGATGGTGATCGTCGGTTCCTATATCGGCTATGTCACCAGCGCCTACCTGACCGACCGGATCGGGCGCAAGCGCAACTTCATCCTGTTCGCGCTGGGCTCGATGACGATCGCGCTGGCCTACACGCACATCCCCGTCAACGACACCGTGATGCTGCTGCTGGGCTTTCCGCTGGGCTTCTTTGCCTCGGGCATCTTCGCCGGCATGGGCGCGTTCCTGACCGAGCTGTTCCCCACCAGCGTGCGCGGCTCGGGCCAGGGCTTCTGCTACAACGTGGGCCGTGCCATCGGCGCGTTCTTCCCGTTCCTGATCGGCCATGTCAGCCAGCAGATGTCGCTGGGCCATGCCATCGGCATCTTTGCCGCGGCCGCGTATGGCGTGCTGATCCTGGCCGCGCTGACGCTGCCGGAAACGCGCGGCAAGGCACTGGAGGCGTAGGGCACAACATGACACCGCCGCGGCCCGGCGCCGCGGCACGTGCAGACCACAATAACAATCACGGCAGCCCCACGCCGGGCCTGCCCAGTTTTTTTTCCGACGGGAATCGGGTCAGCAGTATGTCGGGCTTGCCAGCTCGACGGCAATGCAGCGCAGCCGCGATACGCGCTGGCGATGGCCAGGCTCCGTGCAGCATCCGGCGGACCGCCACGACCGGCACGACGCGCCGCGCCCCGCAGTGCCGCCGCGCAGGCCAGCCCCATTTGCGCGCGTGGACCGGCTCACAAGGCCCTGGTCGCACGCCAAGACTCGTTGTCGGAGGCCTACATGATCAAAGATGTGGAAGTCGTGCCGTACCGTGACGCGGGGGCGTCCGGGCATGGCACCGCAGCAACCACCGCACGCCCCACGGCCCGCCCGGTCACCGCGCCTGGCACCGCCCCGGCACTGGTGGCCAACAACGGCATCAGGGTATTCGGCGAGCGCCACCTGGTGCCGGTCAGGCAGCGCGTGCGCCACGGCGCCACCCCCGGCCTGGTCACCGCGCTGCAGGCCGAGCCGACCCACGAAGGCCGCAGCGCCGTGATGCAGTCCGCCATCCGCGCCATCGGCTTCGACTGGCTGGGCTACGCCACCGCCGCCCATGTCGGCGGCCAGCTGCAGCCGCGCACCTTCTTTGAAAGCTATTCGCCGCCAGGCTGGCGCGAGCGCTATTTCCGCGAGCGCTACTACGAGATCGATCCGCGCACGCCGCAACCGGGCACCTTCTGCCTGCCCACCGTGTGGGATGCCGATGACCTGGCACAAACGCCGCTGGGCAACGTGCCGCCGCTGCGCCGCCGCCGCTTCCTGGAAGACCTGCGCGACGCCGGCGTGCGCAGCGGCATCTTCCTCAACCTGCCGATGCCGGGCAACAACGAGTTCGTGCTGATCAGCTTTATGTCGGGCATCGAAAGCCGGCGCTGGATCGGCGATTCCGTGGTCGGTCAGGCGCTGGCGATGGGACTGGCGCTGCATGAGTTCCTGACCTGCCACGTCGAGATCCCCGCATTTGCCGGCCGCCATCGCGAAGGCCTGTCCGACGTGCAGCGCGATATCCTCGCCTGCCTGGCGCAGGGTCTGTCGGACAAGGAGATCGCGCGGCGCATGGACATGTCGATCTTCAACGTGGATTACCACATGCGCCGGCTGCGCAGCCACTTCGGCGTGCGCAACCGCGTGCAGCTGGCCAGCGCTGCGACATTGTTGCGGCCGCCGGGGGCACCGCTGTCGGTGGACAGGGAGAAGGATGCGGCGGGGGTGATCGCGGCTTAGGTTGCTGGTGTTGGCTTTCGTTTTGGGTGTGCCCTTGGCAATTGCCTCAGACCTTCGAGCTTCCGCTTGTGTACTCCCTCTCCCGCAAGCGGGAGAGGGGAGCAAACCCGCAGAGCGGCAGGCATCCTTCCCATCCCATCCCACCCCACCTCACTCCCCCTTCGCCCACCGCATCAACTCGGCCACCCGCTCGAACAAGGTCCGGTCGATAAACCGGTCCAGCGGCACGTTCAGGTACAGCCGCTGCGCCAGGTCCGAATCGAAGGCCGACGGCACCAGGTAGTCCGCCGCGGCCTGGCGGATGCGGGCCGCCACCTGGCCGCTGCCCTTGGCCACCACCCGCGGCAGCGTGCCGGGGCCGTCGTAGCGCAGCGCCACCGCGTACTGGGTGGAATAGACCACTGCGGTCGACACCCGCACCCGCTCGCTGACGCCGAAGAACGCGGCCTCGAAGAACGCCGCGCGGCGGCGTCCTGCCATGATCGGGTCGCCTTGGGTCTCCTTGTATTCGCGGCGGTACTCGTCGACGCTCATGCGCTGGCGCTTCATGAACTGGTGGCGCTCGTGCACGTAGTCCACCACCGCCATCACCAGGTAGATCACAGCCGCCCAGCAACACATGCGCAGGATGATGTACGCGACCAGCAGCAGGATTTCCGCCGGGCGCGCGTAGCCGGTGCGCACGCCGTCCTCGATCGCGCCCAGCGCCAGCACGTAGACCAGCCCGGCCAGCAGCAGGATCTTGACCAGGATCTTGGCCAGGTTCACCAGGTTGCGCACGGCGAACATGCGCTTCAGGCCCTCGGCCGGGTTCAGCCGCGCGAGGTCAGGCTTGATCTGCTCGAACGCCACCAGCGGCCCCACCTGCAGGAAGGCGCCGACGATGCCGCATACCAGCGCCAGGCCGACGATCGGCAGCACGCCCATCAGCAGGAAGCGCGCCGCGGCCTCGCCCAGCACCAGCATCTGCTGGTCGGCCAGGTGCTGCGGCACGCTGCCCATGGCGCTGTGCCACAGGGACTGGAACAGCCGCACGAAATACCGTCCCAGCAGCCACAGCCCCGCCAGCACGCCGAGAAACACCACCGCCGAGGTGACGTCGCTGCTGCGCGGCACCTCGCCGCGCTTGCGCGCCTCGTCCAGCTTGCGCCGGGTCGCCTCGAGGTTCTTTTCGCTGTCGCTCATCGGGTGTCGATATGCCGGCGCCGATGCTAGCGTGCCGCGCCCCGGCGCAGCATCTCGATCAGCATATTGTCCGGGCGCAGGAAGCCCTGCAGCGTATCCACCATCACCGCCAGCATCAGCACCAGCATCAGGAACGCGACCGAGATCTTGACCGGCTGCGCGAACTGGAACACGTCGAACTGCGGCACGAAGCGCGCGATCAGCGCAAAGCCCAGCTCGACGATCACCAGCAGCAGCAGGATCGGCGCGGCCAGCTTGACCACCCACGAGAACAGCGTGCCGGCATAGAGGTTGGCAAAGCCCATCGACGCCAGCGACATCTCCGGCCCGAACGACATCACCGGCCAGAATGCGAACGACTCGACGATCACCCCGGTCATGGCGATAAAGCCGCCCAGCGCCGCGAACAGCGCGATGCCGAAGTGCGACAGCAGGTTCTCCATGGGCCCGTCCTCCTGCTGCGTCACCGGGTCGAAGAAGGTGGCATTGCCGGAGCCGGTCTGGAAGTCGATCAGCTCGCCGATCATCTGCAGCGCGACGAAGAACAGGCCGAATGCCATGCCCAGCAGCAGCCCGATAAAGGCCTCCTTGAAAATCAGCACCAGCCACAGGCCACCGGCGACGGCGTCCAGGTCGATACGCGCGCCCGGCGATACGAACAGCGCGATCGCCAGCACGATGCCGTTGCGCGCCACCCCGGGAATGGCCTGCTGCGACAGGAACGGCAGCACCGTAAACGCCGTCAGCAGGCGCGGCATCACCATCACGATCGGCATGATGACCTCGCGTCCCCACTGGAACAGCAAGGCGGGATCGAGCAGTTCGCCCTGCATCTCAGGCATGCCGCGCCGTGTGCCAGGCGCGGGCCGCGGCTTCGTCGATGGCCTCGTCCTCGCGCCGCCCGGCGCCGGCGCGCAGCGCACGGCGCTCGCGCAGCGCCAGTTCGCGTGCGCCGTCCAGCCGCGCCTGCGCGCGCAGCAGCGCGCGGCGGGCCTCGTCGAAGGCGTCACGCCGCCGCGCTACTTCGTCGAGCACCGTGGCAAGGTTGGCATTGGCCCGGGCAATGCGAGCGTCGAAGGCGCCCTGCCAGCCCTGCGCATCGAGCAGCCCCGACACCGACACCCCGCCCTGCGACGCGCCCTGCCGCAGGCGTTCGATGAACGCCGCCCGCTCGGCCAG is a window of Cupriavidus taiwanensis LMG 19424 DNA encoding:
- a CDS encoding LysR family transcriptional regulator yields the protein MNLRFLETFVWVARLRSFRLTAEKLFSTQASISSRIAVLEEDLGVKLFLRDSRGVTLTPEGQRVLEYAEKMVNTMHHMRQSLDRSRAIAGRVRIGAMDSVIHTWLSTVVKRAMQAYPALEIELTADAALNLCDQLQKGYLDVIFQTDLLRLETVRNVELARYPIRWIVATGSACDRPYASLEELAAERVITFVKNSRPHQDILSLFHLNGVASPRINCVNSVAAMTRLIGDGFGIGAVPPALVRKELADGTLSVVDVENHPPALDIVASWRIGAGLEVNESIVGLATSVVAEFCAEAGEDMAVPAQAPAAASAAPHAGS
- a CDS encoding SRPBCC family protein; protein product: MPSLVRLTLPTLRLAVPALLLAWQAPAHAQLIPVERSVEVLADPARVWDLAGGYCAVPDWDTVYKDCRVVLGSGSPGTVRRMAHKAGGLPAVDVLTDKGPFSYSYRKLSSHTRGRLQATPGQEVGTTHVTWQMWLDPSAVPDGARAEYPAALGDDMLAALQRLKAQAEAAQHEAEEEAARGPALIPPREAPTPSQPSPLGA
- a CDS encoding MFS transporter, which codes for METQIGSIQSPQPSSPANAETAPSHGFFSWYRDITANERRTFWSCKVGYALDAMDTQFLSFVIPTLIATWGISRADAGFIGTATLLTSAAGGWVAGILSDRIGRVRTLQLTILWFAFFTFLCGLAQNYEQLLVARALMGFGFGGEWTAGAVLIGEAIRAQDRGKAVGMVQAGWAVGWGLAALLYALVFSLLPAETAWRVLFLIGLLPAVFVIVLRRLVKEPEVYTEHKAREAQASEKTSFAAIFSPRLISTTLRAALLTTGAQGGYYAITTWLPTFLKTERGLTVLGTGGYLAMVIVGSYIGYVTSAYLTDRIGRKRNFILFALGSMTIALAYTHIPVNDTVMLLLGFPLGFFASGIFAGMGAFLTELFPTSVRGSGQGFCYNVGRAIGAFFPFLIGHVSQQMSLGHAIGIFAAAAYGVLILAALTLPETRGKALEA
- a CDS encoding helix-turn-helix transcriptional regulator codes for the protein MIKDVEVVPYRDAGASGHGTAATTARPTARPVTAPGTAPALVANNGIRVFGERHLVPVRQRVRHGATPGLVTALQAEPTHEGRSAVMQSAIRAIGFDWLGYATAAHVGGQLQPRTFFESYSPPGWRERYFRERYYEIDPRTPQPGTFCLPTVWDADDLAQTPLGNVPPLRRRRFLEDLRDAGVRSGIFLNLPMPGNNEFVLISFMSGIESRRWIGDSVVGQALAMGLALHEFLTCHVEIPAFAGRHREGLSDVQRDILACLAQGLSDKEIARRMDMSIFNVDYHMRRLRSHFGVRNRVQLASAATLLRPPGAPLSVDREKDAAGVIAA
- a CDS encoding EscU/YscU/HrcU family type III secretion system export apparatus switch protein; the protein is MSDSEKNLEATRRKLDEARKRGEVPRSSDVTSAVVFLGVLAGLWLLGRYFVRLFQSLWHSAMGSVPQHLADQQMLVLGEAAARFLLMGVLPIVGLALVCGIVGAFLQVGPLVAFEQIKPDLARLNPAEGLKRMFAVRNLVNLAKILVKILLLAGLVYVLALGAIEDGVRTGYARPAEILLLVAYIILRMCCWAAVIYLVMAVVDYVHERHQFMKRQRMSVDEYRREYKETQGDPIMAGRRRAAFFEAAFFGVSERVRVSTAVVYSTQYAVALRYDGPGTLPRVVAKGSGQVAARIRQAAADYLVPSAFDSDLAQRLYLNVPLDRFIDRTLFERVAELMRWAKGE
- the sctT gene encoding type III secretion system export apparatus subunit SctT, with product MPEMQGELLDPALLFQWGREVIMPIVMVMPRLLTAFTVLPFLSQQAIPGVARNGIVLAIALFVSPGARIDLDAVAGGLWLVLIFKEAFIGLLLGMAFGLFFVALQMIGELIDFQTGSGNATFFDPVTQQEDGPMENLLSHFGIALFAALGGFIAMTGVIVESFAFWPVMSFGPEMSLASMGFANLYAGTLFSWVVKLAAPILLLLVIVELGFALIARFVPQFDVFQFAQPVKISVAFLMLVLMLAVMVDTLQGFLRPDNMLIEMLRRGAAR
- a CDS encoding hrpd protein, whose product is MTAGGADPRLGQLEAVRQRRQEDALRALQQQRAQVMAGLRQAEAAQQAVQAALAERAAFIERLRQGASQGGVSVSGLLDAQGWQGAFDARIARANANLATVLDEVARRRDAFDEARRALLRAQARLDGARELALRERRALRAGAGRREDEAIDEAAARAWHTARHA